TAGCGCCCCGATTTTTTCGTCAACACCAGCGGCGTGTTGAACGCCCGCGAAAGATTTTTCGCATTGAGCACCGAAACTTTCTTTCCCGACGCCAGCACACGCCCGGCTTTCAAGACCAGCGCATGCGAAAACACCGGCATAATTTCTTCCACATGATGCGTTACCAACATCAGCGTCGGCGCATCCGCGCGCTGCCCCAGGCGTTGGAGAAATTGCAGGAAATGTTCCGTCGCCGCCGGGTCCAGTCCCGCGCACGGCTCATCCAAAATCAACAAGCGCGGCTTGGCCATCAACGCCCGCCCGATCAGGACGCGTTGCCGTTCGCCCTGCGAAAGATAAATCCACGGACGCTCCGCGAGATACAAACACTCGATCTGTTCGAGCAACTTCAAACCGCGCGCCCGGTCCGCCCGCGTGATGCGCCCCCAATAATCAATCATCGCATACTTGCCGCTCACCACCGACTCCAGCGCCGGTTCCGTGTCCGCCATGAGTTGCCGAATGGACGAACTCACCAGCCCAATGTGTTTGCGCAACTCCCGCCAATCGCTCGATCCAAAATGTTGATTCAACACCGCGATCTCGCCCGACGTTGGCATGAAATAACCCGTCAACGCACTTAACAAAGAAGTTTTCCCCGAACCATTCGCGCCGAGAATCGCCCAATGCTGTCCCCGCTCGACGCGCCAGTTCACCTCATCGAGAATCCGCGTGCCCTCGCGCTGAATGCACAAATTGGAAACCTCAAGAATCGCCCGCTTCATTCGCAACATCATTCAAGCAAGCCATGAAGCCGTCCTTCATAAAAGAAAGTTTTTCGATCGAACAAACGGCGGATCGGACACTGTCCAGTAAATCGGGAGAATCTCAGAATGCCTTTCATTTACTGCTGCCATCCATTGGCGAGCGGTTGCGCCCAAACTTAAAATCAATGCCCCTGCTGCGCTTGTTGGACAAAGACCTGAAGACGCGAGATCATTTTTTGCAGCGCGGGTTGCACGTTCGCGAAGCGCGGGTCGGCGGCCCATTGTTGCGCGACTGCCAGGGACTCGGCATCACGGCTGGTGAGCGAGGCGCGGTCGGGTGTGACGTTTTGCGTCAGCAGATTCGGCGAGATCATGTAATTGGCGTTCGGATAAACCCCCGCGAAGGCATCCAGTTCGGTAGGGCTGACGCGTTGATCGAGCAGATAATTTTCGAGCACTTGTTTTTGCGCGGGGTCGCGCACGTCGGCACGCGCAAAATAATCCGCGCGCGTCTGCTCGCGGCCTTGCATCATGTCGGGATCGGACTCGAGCGCGGCGAGCGTCGTGGCTGGCGCATTGATCACGAGCCGGTCGAGCGCAAGAAACGCCGCATGCGCCACGGCGGGATTGTCCTGCTTGCGCACAAGGTCGGAAAGCGTGGGCATGAGGTTCGTGCCGCCGACATACACAGCCACGTCAAAGGCTTCCAGATAACCGGTCGAAGGGTCGCCTTGCCAGGACGAATATTGCAGAAGCTCGTTCGCTTTTTGCTGAAGCAAATTTTTCCCGGTGTCGCTGGAATCGCCATTCGCGAGATTGCGCAAGGCCACCGCCCATTCGTCCGGCGAATCTTTGCTGTCGAGGATCACCTTGGAATAATCCGCCGCCGCGCCGGGATCGAGCCGGCCCAGTTCATCCAACAAAAATGTGCGCAGCGTGGGCGCGTCGTCAAGGGTGCCGTTGCTCGCCACTTTGAAACCGAGATGTGTGGAGGCATCCGACTTAGAGTCCAGATATTGGCGGACGAGCGCGACGGCTTGGTCCTTGGGCATGGCCGCAAGCGCGGCGCGCAAAGCGGCAAGCGCCTGGCGCGCGGCCTTGGCATCCGGCGCGGCTTTGACGGCATCGAACAAATTTTGCAACGCGCCGCCGGGCATGCGAACAGGAACATTGGTTGCCGCCGCAACCACCGGCGGTGGCGATGGCGGTGGATTGGTATTAGTGACCGCAACAGACGGCGTGGGTGGCGTCAACGCGGTCGCCTGCCGCTTCACTTCATGCAGATGCAAGGCGTACTCGATGCCAAGCAAAACCACAATGGCAAGAAGCGCACGGATGGCGAGTCGTTTATTGCGTTGCTGGTCCACAGCGAAGGCTCGTTGATTAAAATTCTTTCTTCAACATTAGTTAGCACAACCGCCGTTTTGTGAAAGTTTTTTTTGAGGACGCCTCTCGATGGGCAGGGCGCACGAACGCGCCCCATGCTAAGGCAAAATGGTCACGATATAAGTTTTTGTCCAATCACATTCGTCAGCGAAGAAATGCACCACCACCGTGAAGGTTCCCGCCTCGGTTGTGGTGCCATCCAGTTCAGCATAATTATCATCAGACCCCAGGCTTCCATTATTCAAGTCCACACCCGGAACGGAGCCGGTGGCAGTCGCATCAGTCCGCTCCTTGCTATAGGGAAAGTGTATCCCCTGCGACAAAAAATCACCGACGTGAAGAGGCTTTTGGCCCGGACGCGGAATGTAATTCGTTGAATCTTCCGGGCAAGGTTGCCCGCCGTCCAGCGTTACCTCGATGTACTGCACCACATTGTTGCTATCCGTGGAAATCCTGAATTTTTTCAACCCGTCAAGCTGGTCAAATGCCCGGGCAAGCGGCCCATTCGCCGTCGGAAAATCGCTGGAGAGAGTTGAGCCGGTAACGAAAAGATTTAGCGTGTCTCCCGCGATCGCCGTGCCCTGATCCGTCCCACTGCCGCCGAGATAAGTGGATGAGTAAATCTGCCCGGACGGTGTGAGCGTGGTCACAAAAGCATCACGCCCACCGCTCACGCCTTGATACACGATGGCGCTGTTGTTCGGACTGACGGCCAGCGAATTCACCGCCATGCCCGGTGGTCCCGCCGGACTCCAGGAAGCGCCATTATCGAAACTCTCCAGCACGCCATAACCGCTGGACGCGCTCGTTCCCATATAGATGACCGGCGCGGTGGCTGCGGATGTGTTGGTCCCGATCAAACGATAATATGCCTGCCCGGCCGCCGCCGAAATGAGCAGCGTGTTCTGGCCGTTTAATTGCGTCGGCGACGCCGTCACGTTCGTCCAATGCGGCGGGTTGAGCGATGCCGTGGCTTGCAGCGAAAATTGCAAAGGCCACGCCAACTGCTCCTGCGCTCCCGAAGGCGCGATCGCCAGCGCAGGAGAGGATGGCGACGGCGACGTCGAAGCAATCGCAAGCGCAGTAAACCCGAAACCAGCCGATTCGAACGGCTGTGTCCAACTCACACCGCCATTCGTGCTCACACAAAACACACTGTTGCCCGTGATGCTGGAAACGACCGTCGCAAAGACATTTGATGAATTGCCCGGCGCGAACGCAACCGCCGTGACGATGCCCTGCGCGAACCCGCTGCTCGTGATGCTCCAATTCGCGCCGCCATTGGTGCTTCTAAATAAATCGAAGCCCGAAAAATTATCCACAGCCGTATAGAGGACGGATGAGTTCTGCGGATCCACGGCGACCAGGCTGATATTGAAATTATTCAACCCGTTCGTAACAGCGTTCCACGTATTGCCGCCGTCAATGCTCTTATAAAGATTTTGACCATACTGGCCGGCATACACGATGGAAGATGATTCGGGATCCACGGCAACGGTTTGAACGATGGAACTGATCGGCAAAGGAAGAAAGTTCCAATTCGCTCCTCCATCCGTGGTTTTATAAATACCGCCGTAGGAAACGGCATAAAGCGTATCAGGATGTTGCGGGTCCAGCGCCAGTTCCGTCGAACCGGAAGCCTGCATGACGAGGGGAGAAAAGATCGGACCCAATCCGTTGTTCACCGAAAACCAGCCTGCCCCCGCGTTGGTGCTTTTGAAACAACCGTTCGCCGTGAGCGCGTAAACGACCGACGGATTCGCCGGATTTGCCAGCACCGAATACACCGTGCTGCTGGCGAGCCCGGTATTGCTCACGCTCCAATCATTTCCTCCGTCCGTAGTCTTGAACAATGTTTGCTGGCCTGTTGGTTGAACCCCGTTGAGCACAGGAAAATTCGCCGAATCGGTAAAGCCCGTGACCGAGACCGCGCCATCGTCGGGACGGACGTGGATGCCGTTGACCTGCTCATCACCGCTGCCGCCCAGGTAAGTGCAATAGATCAAATTCGTCCCCGTATAATCAAACGCCGCGACGAACGCATCCCCCACCGCTCCCGCGCCGCGTCCGCCAAAAACCGATTGCGCCGCGTTCTTCACCGGCAAGCCGCCGGAATAATCAGAACCTGCGATCACGACGTTGTCATTGACATCCACGCCGATCGCGTTGACGTAGTCACCGCCCGGATCGCCGAAGTAAGTCGAATAGACCAGCGCGCCATTGGTGTCGTATTCCGCCAAAAAAGCGACGGCGACAAAACCCACTTCGTCCGTA
This region of Verrucomicrobiia bacterium genomic DNA includes:
- a CDS encoding SBBP repeat-containing protein — translated: MKALPKNHWFFLFFITFLLTVARAGTASPRETYQNLPISFEANIGQADPAIQFLAHGQNGNLLFTRDETWLTLRGGTTNAPAHLVRLRLSGANANPTLEGMDLLPGKANYFIGSDSAGWRTDAPTFGKVKYHEVYPGIDLVYYGNQQKLEYDFVLRPGADAGAILLEFSGVDKITADGHGDLLLQIGSDIVRQRKPIVYQEINGIKKMLSGEYLIHSGMRAGFEIADYDRTQPLVIDPVLTYAATFGGSAGNQAQGIALDFNENVYVVGSTTSMDFPLVNAYQTNFQGNQDVFVTKMDTNGTVIYSTYLGGGILNNINQASFGRAIAVNKMGNAYIAGFTEVTNFPVFHALQSTNGGICDAFVTELGTNGNTLVYSTYLGGELIDQANSIALDINGNAVVTGHTQSTHFPTTNAMQSVYGGNGDAFVAKLKSDGSGLIYSTYLGGNDSENNTSKTLIPFLSLATINLGGAVAVDFHGNAFVTGWTYSTNFPVLNAFQTTNNTDEVGFVAVAFLAEYDTNGALVYSTYFGDPGGDYVNAIGVDVNDNVVIAGSDYSGGLPVKNAAQSVFGGRGAGAVGDAFVAAFDYTGTNLIYCTYLGGSGDEQVNGIHVRPDDGAVSVTGFTDSANFPVLNGVQPTGQQTLFKTTDGGNDWSVSNTGLASSTVYSVLANPANPSVVYALTANGCFKSTNAGAGWFSVNNGLGPIFSPLVMQASGSTELALDPQHPDTLYAVSYGGIYKTTDGGANWNFLPLPISSIVQTVAVDPESSSIVYAGQYGQNLYKSIDGGNTWNAVTNGLNNFNISLVAVDPQNSSVLYTAVDNFSGFDLFRSTNGGANWSITSSGFAQGIVTAVAFAPGNSSNVFATVVSSITGNSVFCVSTNGGVSWTQPFESAGFGFTALAIASTSPSPSSPALAIAPSGAQEQLAWPLQFSLQATASLNPPHWTNVTASPTQLNGQNTLLISAAAGQAYYRLIGTNTSAATAPVIYMGTSASSGYGVLESFDNGASWSPAGPPGMAVNSLAVSPNNSAIVYQGVSGGRDAFVTTLTPSGQIYSSTYLGGSGTDQGTAIAGDTLNLFVTGSTLSSDFPTANGPLARAFDQLDGLKKFRISTDSNNVVQYIEVTLDGGQPCPEDSTNYIPRPGQKPLHVGDFLSQGIHFPYSKERTDATATGSVPGVDLNNGSLGSDDNYAELDGTTTEAGTFTVVVHFFADECDWTKTYIVTILP
- a CDS encoding ABC transporter ATP-binding protein, producing the protein MKRAILEVSNLCIQREGTRILDEVNWRVERGQHWAILGANGSGKTSLLSALTGYFMPTSGEIAVLNQHFGSSDWRELRKHIGLVSSSIRQLMADTEPALESVVSGKYAMIDYWGRITRADRARGLKLLEQIECLYLAERPWIYLSQGERQRVLIGRALMAKPRLLILDEPCAGLDPAATEHFLQFLQRLGQRADAPTLMLVTHHVEEIMPVFSHALVLKAGRVLASGKKVSVLNAKNLSRAFNTPLVLTKKSGRYRLTVTRSSRRVI